The following are encoded together in the Lathyrus oleraceus cultivar Zhongwan6 chromosome 3, CAAS_Psat_ZW6_1.0, whole genome shotgun sequence genome:
- the LOC127130056 gene encoding uncharacterized mitochondrial protein AtMg00860-like, whose protein sequence is MDYMNRIFHPFLDKFVVVFFDDILIYSKSREEHEEHLRLVLQVLKEKQLYANLGKCEFWLEEVKLLGHVISKEGITVDPSKVEAVVSCEQPKKATEIRSFMGLAGYYRRFIEGFAKIVAPLTQLTRKNQIFAWTEECEKSFHLIKEKLTTSPVLVLPQLEEPYEVYCDASYQGLSCVLMQHK, encoded by the coding sequence ATGGACTATATGAATCGTATCTTCCATCCTTTCttagacaagtttgttgtggttTTCTTTGATGACATCCTTATATACTCCAAGAGTAGAGAAGAACATGAGGAGCACTTACGCCTAGTCTTGCAAGTGTTAAAGGAGAAGCAGTTGTACGCTAACCTAGggaagtgtgaattttggttggaGGAGGTGAAATTATTAGGCCATGTAATCTCAAAGGAAGGTATTACAGTTGACCCCTCCAAGGTTGAAGCCGTAGTTTCTTGTGAACAACCAAAAAAAGCCACTGAAATTAGAAGTTTTATGGGACTGGCAGGATATTACAGAAGATTCATTGAAGGATTCGCCAAGATTGTAGCCCCATTGACACAACTCACTCGAAAGAATCAAATTTTTGCATGGACGGAGGAGTGCGAGAAGAGTTTCCATCTAATCAAGGAGAAATTGACTACATCCCCTGTGTTAGTACTACCACAACTAGAAGAACCTTATGAagtttattgtgatgcttcataTCAAGGTTTAAGTTGTGTACTTATGCAGCATAAATaa